One region of Streptomyces spinoverrucosus genomic DNA includes:
- a CDS encoding helix-turn-helix domain-containing protein: MLRTPANDTRLRILEWLKDPVAHFPRQRHADLVADGVCAAAVAAKLGVRRTVAHTHLTLLTDLGMLRAKRVRRRTYYRRDEVRIAEVARMFEKGW; this comes from the coding sequence ATGCTGAGGACTCCCGCCAACGACACTCGCCTGCGCATCCTGGAGTGGCTGAAGGATCCGGTCGCCCACTTCCCACGCCAGCGGCACGCCGACCTCGTGGCGGACGGGGTCTGCGCCGCGGCCGTCGCCGCGAAGCTCGGCGTCCGCCGCACGGTGGCCCACACCCACCTCACCCTGCTCACGGACCTCGGCATGCTGCGCGCCAAACGCGTCCGGCGCCGCACGTACTACCGCCGCGACGAGGTCCGGATCGCCGAGGTGGCCCGGATGTTCGAGAAGGGCTGGTAG
- a CDS encoding glycoside hydrolase family 53 protein: protein MKFHPRRTLRALLLPLMAGLALTALPAQTAQAAGTLTNGGFETDATGAATPSGWSEYGATGASYVEAGGRSGSYRLSHWASTAYKVETYQYLSGLTNGNYRLTAWVRSGGGQNSAYIALKNCGSAEQRTDLPVSASGWIRIVVPINVTNNQCTISINSDANAGNWINVDDLTFTSGTSGTSIKGADVSSLAKSETLGGVYRTSSGAAGDPLAIMKSSGMNYARLKVWVNPADGYNNKARVLATAKRVKAQGMKLLVDFHYSDTWADPGAQSKPAAWAGHSYSQLRTDVYNHTYDVLNALKAQGTTADMVQVGNEINGGMLWNEGSTNNWTQLAGLLNSGYDAVKAVNSSTTVALHLAKGGDLSGTRWWFDSAVAAGVRFDAIGLSYYGYWHGTLYDFQTTLDDAAARYGKPVFVAETAYPFRLDSEDAHENIIDLAGELVPGYAASTAGQTRWMKDIASIVEAVPNGRGLGVFYWEATWTAVAGNGWDPTDPSSGNGWENQALFGYDDRALPAMAWFGHR, encoded by the coding sequence ATGAAGTTCCATCCCAGACGCACCCTCAGGGCCCTGCTGCTGCCACTCATGGCCGGGCTCGCCCTCACCGCCCTGCCCGCCCAGACCGCACAGGCGGCCGGCACCCTCACCAACGGCGGGTTCGAGACCGACGCCACCGGCGCGGCCACGCCCAGCGGCTGGTCCGAGTACGGCGCGACCGGCGCCTCGTACGTCGAGGCCGGGGGCCGCAGCGGGAGTTACCGGCTGAGCCACTGGGCGTCCACCGCCTACAAGGTGGAGACGTACCAGTACCTGTCCGGGCTGACCAACGGCAACTACCGGCTGACCGCCTGGGTCCGCTCCGGCGGGGGCCAGAACTCCGCCTACATAGCCCTGAAGAACTGCGGCAGCGCGGAGCAGCGCACGGATCTGCCGGTGTCCGCCAGTGGGTGGATCCGGATCGTCGTGCCGATCAACGTGACGAACAACCAGTGCACCATCAGCATCAACAGTGACGCGAACGCGGGCAACTGGATCAACGTTGACGACCTGACCTTCACGTCGGGCACGTCCGGTACGTCGATCAAGGGTGCCGACGTCTCGTCCCTCGCCAAGAGTGAGACGCTCGGCGGCGTCTACCGCACCAGCTCCGGCGCCGCCGGTGACCCGCTCGCCATCATGAAGTCCTCCGGCATGAACTACGCGCGCCTGAAGGTCTGGGTCAACCCGGCCGACGGCTACAACAACAAGGCGCGGGTGCTGGCGACGGCCAAGCGCGTCAAGGCGCAGGGCATGAAGCTGCTGGTCGACTTCCACTACTCGGACACGTGGGCCGACCCGGGCGCCCAGAGCAAGCCGGCGGCGTGGGCGGGCCACTCGTACAGCCAACTCAGGACGGACGTGTACAACCACACGTACGACGTGTTGAACGCATTGAAGGCGCAGGGCACCACCGCCGACATGGTCCAGGTCGGCAATGAGATCAACGGTGGCATGCTGTGGAACGAGGGATCAACCAACAACTGGACGCAGCTTGCCGGGCTGCTCAACAGTGGATACGACGCCGTCAAGGCGGTCAATTCGTCCACCACCGTCGCGCTGCACCTCGCCAAGGGCGGTGACCTGTCCGGCACCCGCTGGTGGTTCGACAGCGCGGTGGCCGCCGGCGTGAGGTTCGACGCGATCGGCCTGTCGTACTACGGCTACTGGCACGGCACGCTGTACGACTTCCAGACCACCCTGGACGACGCGGCCGCCCGCTACGGCAAGCCGGTTTTCGTCGCCGAGACGGCCTACCCCTTCCGTCTGGACAGCGAGGACGCGCACGAGAACATCATCGACCTCGCCGGCGAGCTCGTCCCCGGCTACGCGGCCTCGACGGCCGGGCAGACGCGGTGGATGAAGGACATCGCGAGCATCGTGGAGGCCGTCCCGAACGGCCGCGGCCTCGGCGTCTTCTACTGGGAGGCGACCTGGACCGCCGTCGCCGGCAACGGCTGGGACCCGACCGACCCATCCTCCGGCAACGGCTGGGAGAACCAGGCCCTGTTCGGCTACGACGACAGGGCGCTGCCGGCGATGGCGTGGTTCGGTCACCGCTGA
- a CDS encoding beta-galactosidase: MPETTPRGLTRLAFGGDYNPEQWPESVWQEDVRLMREAGVSMVSVGIFSWALLEPSPGEYDFGWLDRLLDLLHENGIRVDLGTPTVVPPVWFYRAHPEALPVTADGSRYEFGSRGAICHSNADYRAAAATITTRLAERYGAHPALAMWHVHNEYGVPVSACYCDSCAAHFRRWLATTYETVEAVNEAWGTAFWGQRYTDFDQITPPRSTPTVGNPGQALDYKRFADATIRENFRMERDILHRLSPGVPVTTNFMTALSQCDSIDYWAWGREVDLVTNDHYLITDGRRTHVNLAMAADLTRSVAGGAPWLLLEHSTSGVNWQARNPAKAPGQMARNSLAHVARGSEGAMFFQWRQSRRGAEKFHSAMLPHGGTGTRVWREVVELGASLDALWPIRGTRTVADVAVLWDWHSWWAQNLDWRPSEDHDARERADAFYEVLYDRHLTVDFAHPEADLSAYPLVVVPALYLMTEAAGVNLTEYVENGGTLVVSYFSGIVDEHDAVHEGAYPGPLRDVLGLTVEEFSPLLKGERVRVTGPDGSELGADVWTEFVVPRGAETVWTYADGLTAGHPAVTRHRLGEGTAWYVSTRLGHDGLDALLGWAAEDARLAPRADLPHDVEVVRRTGESGTFLFAVNHSAADAKVPLDASGTELLTGEPVAGRLAVPAGAVRVVRLDG; this comes from the coding sequence ATGCCGGAGACCACCCCCAGGGGCCTCACCAGGCTCGCCTTCGGTGGGGACTACAACCCCGAGCAGTGGCCGGAAAGCGTCTGGCAGGAGGACGTCCGGCTGATGCGGGAGGCCGGTGTCTCCATGGTGAGCGTGGGGATCTTCTCCTGGGCGCTGCTGGAACCCTCACCCGGGGAGTACGACTTCGGCTGGCTCGACCGCCTGCTCGACCTGCTCCACGAGAACGGCATACGTGTCGACCTCGGCACGCCCACCGTGGTGCCGCCGGTGTGGTTCTACCGGGCCCACCCCGAGGCGCTCCCCGTCACCGCCGACGGCAGCCGCTACGAGTTCGGCTCGCGCGGCGCCATCTGCCACAGCAACGCCGACTACCGCGCGGCCGCCGCCACCATCACGACACGGCTCGCCGAGCGCTACGGCGCCCATCCCGCGCTCGCGATGTGGCACGTGCACAACGAGTACGGCGTCCCGGTCTCCGCCTGCTACTGCGACTCCTGCGCCGCGCACTTCCGCCGCTGGCTGGCGACGACGTACGAGACCGTCGAGGCGGTCAACGAGGCCTGGGGAACGGCCTTCTGGGGCCAGCGCTACACCGACTTCGACCAGATCACCCCGCCGCGCAGCACGCCCACGGTCGGCAATCCGGGACAGGCGCTGGACTACAAGCGGTTCGCCGACGCCACCATCCGCGAGAACTTCCGGATGGAACGGGACATCCTGCACCGTCTCTCGCCGGGTGTCCCCGTCACCACCAACTTCATGACCGCGCTCAGCCAGTGCGACTCCATCGACTACTGGGCCTGGGGCCGCGAGGTCGACCTCGTCACCAACGACCACTACCTGATCACCGACGGCCGCCGCACCCACGTGAACCTGGCGATGGCGGCCGACCTGACCCGCTCGGTCGCGGGCGGCGCCCCCTGGCTGCTCCTGGAGCACTCCACCTCGGGCGTCAACTGGCAGGCCCGCAACCCCGCCAAGGCCCCCGGCCAGATGGCCCGCAACTCCCTCGCGCACGTGGCACGCGGCTCCGAGGGCGCCATGTTCTTCCAGTGGCGGCAGTCCCGGCGCGGCGCCGAGAAATTCCACTCGGCGATGCTCCCGCACGGCGGCACCGGCACGCGCGTGTGGCGCGAGGTCGTCGAACTCGGCGCGTCCCTGGACGCGTTGTGGCCGATCCGCGGTACCCGCACGGTCGCCGACGTGGCCGTCCTGTGGGACTGGCACTCCTGGTGGGCGCAGAACCTCGACTGGCGCCCCAGCGAGGACCACGACGCCCGCGAACGCGCCGACGCCTTCTACGAGGTGCTCTACGACCGCCACCTCACGGTCGACTTCGCCCACCCGGAAGCCGACTTGTCGGCCTATCCCCTTGTCGTCGTACCCGCGCTGTACCTGATGACGGAGGCGGCCGGAGTCAACCTCACGGAGTACGTCGAGAACGGCGGCACCCTCGTCGTGTCGTACTTCTCCGGCATCGTCGACGAGCACGACGCCGTCCACGAGGGCGCCTACCCGGGCCCGCTGCGGGACGTCCTCGGCCTCACCGTCGAGGAGTTCTCGCCGCTGCTCAAGGGCGAGCGGGTCCGCGTCACCGGACCCGACGGATCGGAGCTCGGCGCCGACGTGTGGACCGAGTTCGTGGTGCCGCGCGGCGCCGAGACGGTGTGGACGTACGCCGACGGCCTCACCGCCGGCCACCCGGCCGTCACCCGGCACCGCCTCGGCGAGGGCACCGCCTGGTACGTCTCCACCCGCCTCGGCCACGACGGCCTGGACGCACTGCTGGGCTGGGCCGCCGAGGACGCGCGCCTCGCCCCGCGCGCCGACCTGCCCCACGACGTCGAGGTCGTGCGCCGCACCGGCGAGTCGGGCACCTTCCTGTTCGCCGTCAACCACAGCGCCGCCGACGCCAAGGTGCCGCTGGACGCGTCCGGCACCGAGCTGCTGACCGGCGAACCCGTCGCCGGCCGCCTCGCGGTCCCGGCGGGCGCCGTGCGGGTCGTACGACTCGACGGCTGA